In one Cervus elaphus chromosome 9, mCerEla1.1, whole genome shotgun sequence genomic region, the following are encoded:
- the LOC122700344 gene encoding thiosulfate sulfurtransferase/rhodanese-like domain-containing protein 2: MPSSTSPDQGNDDPEACVLRFSDLDLKDKSLINPSSSLKAELDVSTKKKYSFAKKKAFAVFVKTKEVPAPPCGCKEKWWKCCQQRFTDPTGIHRHVATQHADEIRRETAAVLKQLAATSSPSTGPESADSGNPFRDALTCNQELSAWLPDTSCFSPDELISGQGDDEGEVLLYYCYCDLKDPDWVCAWQTALCQHLHLTGKVRIATEGINGTVGGSRLATRLYVSAMLSCPLFKDYLCKDDFKTSKGGACCFPELRVGVFEEIVPMGISPNKVSYKKPGIHLSPGEFHKEVEKFLSQANQEESDTILLDCRNFYESKIGRFQGCLAPDIRKFSYFPSYSDENLELFKEKRVLMYCTGGIRCERGSAYLKTKGVCKEVFQLKGGIHKYLEEFPDGFYKGKLFVFDECFALSFNNDVVSACSYCGVPWDHYKLCSTPQCRQLVLTCPACQERGRTACCVPCQDKGSRQAASPAQSNFKEECQCTARRPRVPRERSQRGPLAAGASALPPGAQAGR, from the coding sequence ATGCCTTCTTCCACTTCACCAGACCAAGGAAATGATGACCCAGAGGCCTGTGTTTTAAGGTTTTCAGACTTGGATTTGAAAGACAAGAGTCTTATCAATCCCAGTAGCAGTCTCAAAGCAGAGTTAGATGTCAGTACAAAGAAGAAATACTCATTTGCAAAGAAAAAGGCATTTGCCGTTTTCGTTAAAACTAAAGAAGTTCCAGCACCTCCTTGTGGATGTAAAGAAAAATGGTGGAAATGCTGTCAGCAACGATTTACAGACCCGACCGGCATCCACAGACATGTGGCGACGCAGCATGCTGACGAGATCCGCCGTGAGACTGCTGCTGTTCTGAAGCAGCTGGCTGCGACATCGAGCCCCTCCACGGGTCCCGAGTCCGCAGACAGCGGGAACCCTTTCAGAGATGCCCTCACCTGTAACCAAGAACTGTCTGCCTGGCTGCCGGATACAAGCTGCTTCAGCCCCGATGAGCTGATAAGTGGCCAGGGCGACGATGAAGGGGAGGTGCTACTTTATTACTGCTACTGTGACCTGAAGGATCCCGACTGGGTCTGTGCCTGGCAGACAGCTCTGTGTCAGCACCTGCATCTCACGGGCAAGGTTCGAATTGCTACGGAAGGAATCAACGGGACTGTTGGTGGGAGCAGACTGGCCACCAGACTCTATGTCAGCGCCATGCTTTCCTGCCCACTGTTTAAGGATTACCTCTGTAAGGATGATTTTAAGACCAGCAAAGGAGGAGCTTGCTGTTTTCCAGAATTGCGTGTTGGTGTGTTTGAAGAAATTGTGCCCATGGGGATCAGTCCCAATAAGGTCTCCTATAAGAAGCCTGGAATCCATTTATCCCCAGGTGAATTTCATAAAGAAGTAGAAAAGTTTCTGTCTCAGGCAAATCAAGAGGAAAGTGATACTATCCTACTGGACTGCAGAAACTTCTATGAAAGCAAAATAGGACGATTCCAAGGCTGCTTAGCCCCAGACATCAGGAAATTCAGTTATTTCCCTAGCTACAGTGATGAAAATCTAGAACTTTTCAAAGAGAAGAGGGTGCTAATGTATTGCACTGGGGGCATCCGTTGTGAGCGGGGTTCAGCCTACCTGAAAACCAAGGGAGTGTGCAAGGAAGTGTTCCAGCTCAAGGGTGGCATCCACAAGTACTTGGAGGAGTTTCCTGATGGTTTTTACAAAGGGAAGTTGTTTGTTTTCGATGAGTGTTTTGCCTTATCTTTCAACAATGACGTAGTGTCAGCATGTTCCTACTGTGGGGTCCCCTGGGACCACTATAAGCTCTGCTCCACGCCCCAGTGCCGCCAGCTCGTCCTGACCTGCCCTGCCTGCCAAGAACGAGGACGCACAGCCTGCTGTGTCCCGTGTCAAGACAAGGGGAGCAGACAGGCTGCAAGCCCAGCCCAGAGCAACTTCAAGGAGGAATGCCAGTGTACCGCCCGACGGCCACGGGTACCGAGGGAGCGCTCACAGCGGGGGCCTCTCGCAGCAGGAGCCTCTGCCCTCCCGCCCGGGGCCCAGGCTGGACGTTGA